In Blastopirellula sp. J2-11, a single genomic region encodes these proteins:
- a CDS encoding DoxX family protein: protein MSQICTSVGLFILRLTFGLSMLLLHGVGKYQRYDALTDNFYDPLGVGVNNSLNLTIVIEIVFPILLLIGCATRLASLQLVFTMLVALFLVHHADTWKESERAIIYMGAYATLIFTGPGLFSVDAMIRRKFWPTLEERAAD, encoded by the coding sequence ATGAGCCAAATCTGCACTTCCGTGGGCCTGTTCATTCTGCGCCTGACGTTCGGTCTGTCGATGCTGTTGTTGCACGGGGTGGGGAAATATCAACGCTATGACGCATTGACCGATAATTTCTACGATCCGCTCGGCGTCGGCGTTAACAACAGCTTGAACTTGACCATCGTCATCGAGATCGTATTTCCGATATTATTGCTGATCGGATGTGCAACGCGGCTCGCTTCGTTGCAACTTGTGTTCACCATGCTGGTCGCGTTGTTCTTGGTGCATCACGCCGATACTTGGAAAGAAAGCGAGCGGGCCATCATTTACATGGGCGCCTATGCGACCCTCATCTTCACCGGTCCGGGGCTCTTTTCAGTTGATGCGATGATACGGCGGAAGTTTTGGCCCACGCTGGAAGAACGGGCCGCCGATTGA
- a CDS encoding adenylate/guanylate cyclase domain-containing protein: MRRSLEVGQSFLIGRTTEPFAAQWDGKISSQHAEATWDGRVLHIRRLATATNPIFFEGRVTESVNVAPRQYFVIGRTEFHVVPHEVDATIDSPRPQAEVTLAPARLQAAPFRVAGERIDAISKLASEVSAAASDEQLAARTLEVVLKGIPHAKGAAIFEKRGDPIITAAIHLRDDHVPMTPSAKLILQTLKSRECTIHVWEKGDEPSEGITVDPHAEWALGAPIGALPAVLYVSGVSPRLIGQATEVATLQDDLKFTLLAAATYGNLLNARELQKRQTSFAQFFSPSLQQLLEQDDWESLLQPRIADVTVLFCDLRGFSRRAELQRDRLLQLLDEVSDAIGMMTAAILDHGGVIGDFHGDAVMGFWGWPVAKEDDASAACRAALQILDAADRDGRYRVGVGLASGSAVAGKIGSQDQVKVTTLGPPVNLASRLESLSKQFASPVLVDEATAIAAGCEDLRFERLLKVQPAGMEQATAVYALSSSESPAKFAEMEPALEAFDRGDWRSSLEAFRRTGAGHPLRQLIEAYIAQVGESPDEGWNGALPIDRK; encoded by the coding sequence ATGCGTCGTTCCTTGGAAGTCGGCCAATCTTTTTTGATCGGACGCACCACGGAGCCGTTTGCGGCGCAATGGGATGGAAAAATTTCGTCGCAACATGCCGAAGCGACCTGGGATGGACGCGTACTTCATATCCGCCGCCTAGCGACGGCCACCAATCCGATCTTTTTTGAAGGGCGCGTGACCGAATCGGTAAACGTCGCTCCGCGCCAATATTTTGTGATCGGGCGAACCGAGTTCCATGTCGTTCCCCATGAAGTCGATGCGACGATCGACTCTCCTCGTCCGCAAGCGGAAGTCACTTTGGCGCCGGCCCGGTTACAAGCGGCGCCTTTTCGTGTCGCCGGAGAACGGATTGACGCAATCTCAAAATTAGCGAGCGAAGTTTCAGCCGCGGCGAGTGACGAGCAGTTGGCGGCGCGCACGCTGGAAGTGGTTCTGAAAGGAATTCCACACGCCAAAGGCGCCGCGATTTTTGAAAAGCGGGGAGATCCGATCATTACCGCGGCGATTCATCTGCGTGACGATCATGTGCCGATGACCCCCAGCGCGAAGTTGATCTTGCAAACGCTCAAAAGTCGCGAGTGCACTATTCATGTTTGGGAAAAAGGGGACGAGCCCTCGGAAGGGATCACCGTTGATCCCCACGCCGAGTGGGCGCTGGGTGCGCCGATTGGGGCGCTTCCCGCCGTCTTGTACGTCTCTGGCGTTAGTCCGCGCTTGATCGGTCAAGCGACCGAAGTCGCGACGCTGCAAGATGACCTGAAGTTCACGCTGTTAGCAGCGGCTACCTATGGAAACTTACTCAACGCGCGCGAATTGCAAAAACGGCAAACTTCGTTCGCTCAATTCTTTTCTCCCAGTTTGCAGCAATTGTTGGAGCAGGATGATTGGGAAAGTTTGTTGCAGCCGCGAATCGCGGATGTCACCGTCTTGTTTTGCGATCTGCGCGGCTTTAGTCGACGCGCCGAACTCCAACGTGATCGTCTCTTGCAACTGTTGGACGAAGTGAGTGACGCGATTGGCATGATGACCGCGGCGATCCTGGATCACGGCGGCGTGATCGGCGACTTTCATGGAGACGCCGTGATGGGTTTTTGGGGTTGGCCTGTCGCAAAGGAGGATGACGCGTCGGCCGCGTGTCGCGCGGCGCTGCAAATTCTCGATGCGGCCGATCGCGACGGTCGCTATCGCGTAGGGGTCGGACTCGCCTCGGGCAGCGCCGTCGCCGGTAAGATCGGCAGCCAGGATCAAGTCAAGGTGACGACGTTGGGGCCGCCGGTGAATCTGGCGTCGCGGCTGGAAAGTCTCAGTAAGCAGTTCGCATCTCCGGTGCTGGTCGATGAAGCGACCGCGATCGCAGCCGGTTGCGAAGATCTCCGTTTCGAACGGTTACTGAAAGTGCAGCCGGCTGGAATGGAGCAAGCGACGGCTGTCTATGCGCTTTCCTCGTCTGAATCTCCCGCCAAATTTGCCGAAATGGAGCCGGCGCTCGAAGCGTTTGATCGGGGGGATTGGCGATCTTCGCTTGAAGCTTTTCGTCGCACCGGCGCAGGACATCCGCTCCGCCAATTGATCGAAGCGTACATCGCTCAAGTCGGCGAGTCCCCTGACGAAGGCTGGAACGGCGCGCTGCCGATCGATCGCAAATAA
- the xerC gene encoding tyrosine recombinase XerC, producing the protein MRAAADRFLRYLRVERNASDLTIKSYGEDLEALVDYLEELYASPATTGEVSTLDLRGYVAAVSDAGYTETTVSRRLASMRSFFRFAQREELIDRSPAKPLRNPRRKRKLPHFLTGEEISKLLSAPPANTAAGLRDRAIFETTYSAGLRVSELIGMNDSDIDAEQGLIRIRGKGKRERLGPLGSYAVKALHDWLRKRTLSDRTAAAKEKPVFTNKFGNRLTTRSVGRMLEKYIAIAGLDTRTSPHTLRHSFATHLLDAGADIRSVQELLGHKSLVTTQIYTHVSTTRLKEAYEKAHPRAQL; encoded by the coding sequence ATGCGAGCCGCCGCCGACCGCTTCCTTCGCTACCTTCGGGTCGAACGCAATGCGTCTGACCTGACCATCAAGAGTTATGGCGAAGACCTTGAAGCGCTGGTCGACTATCTCGAAGAACTGTACGCCTCTCCGGCGACCACCGGAGAGGTCTCGACCCTCGACTTGCGAGGTTACGTCGCCGCCGTTTCTGACGCCGGCTACACCGAGACCACCGTCTCTCGCCGCTTGGCGTCGATGCGTTCGTTCTTTCGCTTCGCCCAGCGCGAAGAACTGATCGACCGCAGCCCGGCCAAACCGCTCCGCAACCCGCGCCGCAAGCGGAAGCTCCCTCACTTTCTGACCGGCGAAGAGATTAGCAAGCTGCTGAGCGCCCCGCCAGCCAATACCGCTGCCGGCCTGCGCGACCGCGCGATCTTCGAGACCACCTATAGCGCCGGTCTCCGCGTCAGCGAATTGATTGGTATGAACGACAGCGACATCGACGCTGAACAAGGCTTGATCCGCATTCGTGGTAAAGGAAAACGAGAACGCTTGGGACCGCTCGGCAGCTACGCCGTCAAGGCGCTCCACGATTGGCTCCGCAAACGCACGCTCAGCGATCGCACGGCCGCCGCGAAGGAAAAACCGGTCTTCACCAATAAGTTTGGCAATCGCCTAACCACGCGCAGCGTCGGCCGGATGCTGGAAAAGTATATCGCCATCGCCGGGCTCGATACGCGCACGTCGCCCCATACGTTGCGACATAGTTTCGCCACGCATCTATTGGACGCTGGCGCCGACATCCGCAGCGTGCAAGAGCTGCTCGGACACAAGAGCCTGGTCACCACGCAAATCTACACGCACGTCAGCACGACCCGGCTGAAAGAGGCGTATGAGAAAGCGCACCCCCGGGCGCAGCTGTAA
- the bshB1 gene encoding bacillithiol biosynthesis deacetylase BshB1, producing MQLDVLVVAPHPDDAELGMAGAILKFKAEGLRVGVLDLTSGEPTPFGSLEKRAAETAAATEILGLDWRENLGLPNRSLEPTLAAREQLATVFRRVRPRWLFAPYWEDAHPDHLAATQLVDAARFWSKLSKTEMPGETFHPERIYNYYCVHLKMAIQPAFVLDISDQWERKAASIACYHSQFVEGRSPEPPTFLEKLRDEASYWGKVIGTKYGEPFTSREPIGLASMQSLV from the coding sequence ATGCAGCTTGACGTACTAGTCGTCGCCCCCCATCCCGACGACGCCGAACTCGGCATGGCCGGAGCAATCTTGAAGTTCAAAGCCGAAGGCTTGCGCGTCGGCGTCTTGGATTTGACCAGCGGAGAGCCGACCCCGTTTGGTTCGCTGGAGAAGCGCGCCGCCGAAACGGCCGCCGCGACCGAGATTTTGGGGCTCGACTGGCGCGAGAATCTGGGACTGCCGAATCGCAGTCTCGAACCGACGCTAGCTGCCCGCGAGCAACTAGCGACCGTCTTCCGCCGCGTTCGGCCGCGTTGGCTGTTCGCCCCCTACTGGGAAGACGCGCATCCCGATCACCTGGCCGCGACGCAATTGGTCGATGCGGCTCGGTTTTGGTCGAAACTGTCGAAAACCGAAATGCCCGGCGAGACTTTTCATCCCGAGCGGATCTACAACTATTACTGCGTCCATCTGAAGATGGCGATTCAGCCAGCATTTGTGCTCGATATTAGCGACCAGTGGGAGCGCAAAGCGGCGTCGATCGCGTGCTATCACAGCCAGTTTGTCGAAGGCCGCTCGCCAGAGCCCCCTACCTTTCTAGAAAAACTCCGCGACGAAGCTTCCTACTGGGGAAAAGTGATCGGTACAAAGTATGGCGAGCCGTTCACCAGTCGCGAGCCGATCGGTCTCGCTAGCATGCAATCGCTGGTCTGA
- a CDS encoding DUF1559 domain-containing protein yields the protein MRRNSTFSFKKSGFTLVELLVVIAIIGVLIALLLPAVQQAREAARRMQCTNNLKQLTLALHNYHDVNQNFPMAAASDSGRIGLLCRLLPFIEQQNLYDQIEYGTSYQANFDLAAYRIDGFLCPSGTFEQSNFPVVGGDEEDTYTTHYYGNAGPIGTNTLTGVAYQQDASTFGAIAKEGIFYARNCTSFRDIQDGTSNTLGFGEISFGKYVNNRAWTRGSLQYNATNVALLDTKTHSQPINYGKNGASLSFNTGYGSEHPGGANFSMMDGSVRFLPQTIDMTIYRGIASRAGGEVSSVN from the coding sequence ATGCGCCGAAACAGCACGTTCTCATTTAAAAAGTCCGGTTTTACGCTTGTCGAATTGCTCGTTGTGATCGCAATCATCGGCGTCTTGATCGCTCTGTTGTTGCCGGCGGTGCAGCAAGCTCGCGAGGCGGCTCGGCGGATGCAATGCACCAACAACCTGAAACAATTGACGCTGGCGTTGCATAACTACCACGATGTCAATCAAAATTTTCCCATGGCCGCCGCTTCTGACAGTGGCCGCATTGGGTTGCTGTGCCGCCTGCTTCCCTTCATTGAGCAGCAGAATCTGTACGACCAGATCGAATACGGAACTAGCTACCAGGCCAATTTCGATTTGGCCGCATACCGGATCGATGGCTTCTTATGCCCTAGCGGTACGTTTGAGCAATCAAATTTCCCCGTCGTGGGCGGAGATGAAGAAGATACGTACACGACGCATTACTATGGCAACGCCGGACCGATAGGGACCAACACGCTGACCGGCGTCGCCTATCAACAAGACGCAAGCACATTTGGAGCTATCGCAAAGGAAGGTATTTTCTACGCTCGCAACTGTACTTCGTTTCGTGACATCCAGGATGGAACAAGCAATACGCTTGGTTTTGGAGAAATCTCCTTTGGGAAATACGTCAACAATCGCGCCTGGACTCGCGGTTCACTTCAATACAATGCAACCAACGTCGCGTTGTTAGACACCAAGACTCATTCCCAGCCGATCAATTACGGGAAAAACGGCGCATCCCTCTCTTTCAATACCGGCTACGGCAGCGAGCACCCAGGCGGTGCTAACTTCAGCATGATGGACGGATCGGTCCGCTTTCTTCCCCAGACGATCGACATGACGATCTATCGCGGGATCGCAAGTCGCGCCGGGGGTGAAGTGAGTTCCGTAAACTAA
- a CDS encoding DUF1559 domain-containing protein, with the protein MSRIFPSFVSRRGFTLVELLVVIAIIGVLIALLLPAVQQAREAARRAQCTNNMKQLTLATHMHMDTYPDWFPLGAMNGANNPTKVENGNSYSRITWHVLLWPFIEQTALYDNYDLNQPFYATPNIDQLRVPVNAYYCPSDQVGAVQGPAADPTYWRAMGNYVGNMGNTHLHQNGADQAIFNGSPFGVRHSYRMSQIIDGTSNTACFSEIIIASANTVNDNRGDILNDEGSPGFMSILTPNSSSPDQCRQCKASAMDVNHNDYRSIPCTIAADNSEMQIAARSRHPGGVIVSMCDGSVRFVGETISQSVWQGVLSGRGGEVVQLP; encoded by the coding sequence ATGTCTCGAATCTTTCCATCCTTTGTATCCCGGCGTGGTTTTACGTTGGTCGAACTGCTGGTCGTGATCGCGATCATCGGCGTGTTGATCGCTTTGTTACTGCCGGCGGTTCAGCAAGCCCGCGAAGCGGCGCGGCGCGCCCAGTGCACCAACAACATGAAGCAGCTGACGTTGGCGACTCACATGCACATGGACACGTATCCCGACTGGTTCCCGCTGGGCGCAATGAACGGCGCCAACAATCCGACCAAAGTGGAGAACGGCAATTCTTACTCGCGAATCACCTGGCACGTTTTGCTCTGGCCCTTCATCGAGCAGACCGCGTTGTATGACAACTACGACCTCAATCAGCCGTTTTACGCCACGCCGAACATCGATCAACTGCGCGTTCCCGTCAACGCTTACTACTGTCCTTCGGATCAGGTCGGCGCCGTTCAAGGCCCCGCGGCGGATCCTACATACTGGCGCGCGATGGGGAACTATGTCGGCAACATGGGCAACACCCATTTGCATCAAAATGGGGCCGACCAGGCGATCTTCAACGGTTCGCCATTCGGCGTTCGTCACTCCTATCGTATGAGCCAGATAATCGACGGCACTTCCAACACAGCCTGCTTCTCAGAGATCATCATCGCGTCGGCCAATACGGTGAATGACAACCGCGGGGACATTCTTAACGATGAAGGAAGCCCCGGTTTCATGTCGATCTTGACCCCCAATTCATCGAGCCCGGACCAATGTCGCCAATGCAAAGCGTCGGCGATGGACGTTAATCACAACGACTATCGCTCGATTCCATGTACCATCGCCGCCGACAACTCCGAGATGCAAATCGCCGCGCGGAGCCGTCATCCAGGCGGCGTGATCGTCAGCATGTGCGACGGCTCGGTGCGCTTTGTTGGTGAGACGATCTCGCAATCGGTATGGCAAGGCGTGTTATCCGGACGCGGCGGCGAAGTAGTTCAGCTTCCGTAG
- a CDS encoding DUF1559 domain-containing protein translates to MIHSLLARRARRGFTLVELLVVIAIIGVLIALLLPAVQQAREAARRMQCTNNLKQLTLATHMHADARQGWLPLGGIEWTDKLEDGGTYGRITWMQQLWPYIEQTALYDGYTLSDPFYSADNIGKCRVPVSAYYCPSDQVGAMQDQTDSNWRVLGNYVANMGNTHLHQPAADQAVYTGAPFGIHHIYKLNHIIDGLSNTALYSELIIAAPGGLSDTRGDILNDDGSPAFMSILTPNSSSPDHCAACKDSSEDSSNNDYRTIPCYEVGTGPTHNQSVQVAARSRHPGGVIVAMCDGSARFVSETISETIWQAAVSSRGGEPQQLP, encoded by the coding sequence ATGATTCATTCTTTGTTGGCGCGTCGTGCTCGACGCGGTTTTACGCTGGTCGAACTGTTGGTCGTGATCGCGATTATCGGCGTCTTGATCGCTCTCTTGCTGCCTGCCGTGCAACAAGCGCGCGAAGCGGCGAGAAGGATGCAATGCACGAACAACCTAAAGCAACTGACGCTGGCGACGCACATGCATGCTGATGCGCGCCAAGGCTGGTTGCCGTTGGGCGGTATTGAATGGACCGACAAGCTAGAGGATGGCGGCACCTACGGACGCATTACCTGGATGCAACAACTCTGGCCTTATATCGAACAAACGGCGCTGTACGACGGATACACTCTCAGCGACCCGTTTTACTCCGCCGACAATATTGGCAAATGCCGTGTGCCTGTATCGGCCTATTATTGTCCTTCCGATCAGGTGGGCGCGATGCAAGATCAAACCGACTCGAACTGGCGAGTTTTGGGCAACTATGTCGCCAACATGGGGAACACGCACTTGCATCAGCCCGCGGCTGATCAAGCGGTCTATACTGGCGCCCCCTTTGGCATTCACCACATCTACAAGCTGAACCACATCATCGACGGACTCTCGAACACGGCCCTCTATTCAGAATTGATCATTGCGGCGCCCGGCGGATTGAGCGACACGCGCGGCGACATTTTGAATGACGACGGCTCGCCGGCGTTCATGTCGATTCTAACTCCCAACTCGTCGAGTCCCGATCACTGCGCAGCTTGTAAAGATTCGTCCGAGGATTCCAGCAACAACGACTACCGGACGATTCCGTGCTATGAGGTCGGCACCGGTCCGACGCACAATCAAAGCGTCCAGGTTGCGGCCCGCAGCCGCCATCCCGGCGGCGTGATCGTCGCGATGTGCGACGGTTCGGCTCGCTTCGTCTCGGAAACAATCTCTGAAACAATCTGGCAAGCGGCGGTTTCGAGCCGCGGCGGCGAACCGCAGCAACTTCCGTAA
- a CDS encoding zinc metallopeptidase — protein sequence MYWFNPMYFLFIAPALLLAFIAQIWLKSTYASAMKKPAPLSGAAAARHILDSAGLQDVRIEQIPGQLSDHYDPSAKVLRLSPDVYQSRSLGAVGIAAHEAGHAIQDAKHYAPLVLRNLAVPTASFGSSASWILLIIGMIFQWNFLLLAGIVLFGCVVVFQLINLPVEFDASARAKRVLVDLNIVPQEDMHVVRNMLYAAALTYVAATLQAVLTLLYYIMIYMGRRD from the coding sequence ATGTATTGGTTCAACCCGATGTATTTTCTGTTTATCGCTCCGGCCTTGCTGCTGGCGTTTATCGCCCAGATCTGGCTGAAGTCGACTTACGCGTCGGCGATGAAAAAGCCGGCGCCGTTGTCGGGCGCCGCCGCCGCTCGGCACATTCTCGATTCGGCCGGTTTGCAGGACGTGCGGATTGAACAAATCCCGGGTCAGCTTTCGGATCACTATGATCCCAGCGCCAAAGTGTTGCGGCTGAGCCCTGACGTTTATCAATCTCGTTCGCTGGGCGCAGTCGGCATCGCCGCGCACGAAGCGGGCCACGCGATTCAAGACGCCAAACATTACGCGCCGTTGGTGCTGCGCAATCTGGCCGTTCCGACCGCCAGCTTCGGCAGCAGCGCCAGTTGGATCTTGTTGATCATCGGCATGATCTTCCAGTGGAATTTTTTGCTGCTGGCTGGAATCGTGCTGTTCGGCTGCGTCGTTGTGTTTCAGCTGATCAACTTGCCTGTCGAATTTGACGCTAGCGCACGGGCCAAGCGAGTCCTGGTCGATCTCAACATCGTGCCGCAAGAAGACATGCACGTGGTCCGCAACATGCTGTACGCCGCCGCGTTGACCTACGTCGCCGCAACGCTGCAAGCGGTGCTGACGCTGCTGTACTACATCATGATCTACATGGGCCGCCGCGACTAA
- a CDS encoding ADP-ribosylation factor-directed GTPase activating protein isoform b, which yields MSSVRYAGFCLALVLALLLAGTSCRPSLAPPAGQPLPTAEAEIDMDKLRDRIDAVLDYTLAQRKLNTKDHAAWQILHGALAYQDVYPVEHEGKFVSAVDHLLQGGKMTGWTMERGSPLPFVGADGEKRVGLRALLEQGSKTGQGHNDQWLAILSQCDLPPETTIQFDGHEYTMADFIGQVQLDLSRNFDREYSWTLISLTAYLPTTASWVDSTGKQWSIPALVQSEVDQGFGSGACGGTHRLIGLSMALNRHTAQDGEMTPEWVAADGRIQEAITKARDYQNPNGSLSSNYFGRPGSSPDLAEDIGTTGHTLEFLSLSLTEDQLREPWVARAAQHMCKVFEQTEGAPLECGALYHAAHGLVLYRQRAFGPREYKFDLTSGPKDQEEVAAK from the coding sequence ATGTCTTCGGTGCGATATGCCGGATTTTGTCTGGCTTTGGTTTTGGCGCTTCTTTTGGCCGGTACTAGCTGTCGCCCGTCCCTGGCTCCGCCTGCGGGACAGCCGCTGCCGACCGCAGAGGCGGAGATCGATATGGACAAGCTGCGCGATCGAATCGACGCAGTTCTCGACTACACCCTGGCGCAGCGAAAGCTGAACACCAAAGATCACGCCGCCTGGCAGATTTTGCACGGGGCGCTCGCTTACCAAGATGTTTATCCGGTCGAGCACGAAGGAAAATTCGTTTCGGCCGTCGACCATCTCTTGCAGGGAGGCAAGATGACCGGCTGGACGATGGAGCGCGGTTCGCCGCTCCCGTTTGTCGGCGCGGATGGAGAAAAGCGCGTTGGACTACGAGCGTTGCTAGAACAAGGTTCCAAAACGGGCCAAGGTCACAACGACCAATGGCTCGCCATCTTGTCGCAGTGCGACCTTCCGCCGGAAACGACAATTCAGTTTGACGGTCACGAGTACACGATGGCCGACTTCATCGGTCAGGTGCAGCTCGACCTGTCGCGCAACTTTGATCGTGAATACAGCTGGACGTTGATCTCGTTGACCGCCTACTTGCCGACCACGGCGTCATGGGTTGACTCGACCGGCAAACAATGGAGCATCCCCGCTCTGGTTCAATCCGAAGTCGATCAAGGCTTTGGCAGCGGCGCCTGCGGGGGTACGCATCGCCTGATCGGTCTTTCGATGGCCCTCAATCGCCATACGGCGCAAGATGGCGAAATGACCCCAGAGTGGGTCGCCGCCGATGGGCGAATTCAGGAAGCGATTACCAAAGCGCGCGATTACCAAAACCCAAACGGTTCGCTCAGTAGCAACTACTTCGGCCGGCCAGGCAGTTCGCCCGATCTGGCCGAAGATATCGGCACCACGGGACACACGCTCGAATTTCTTTCGCTCTCTCTGACCGAAGACCAACTGCGAGAACCTTGGGTCGCCCGAGCGGCGCAGCACATGTGCAAGGTCTTTGAGCAAACCGAAGGAGCTCCGCTAGAATGCGGCGCTCTCTATCACGCAGCTCATGGCTTGGTGCTTTATCGACAACGCGCATTTGGACCGCGCGAGTACAAGTTCGATTTGACGTCTGGCCCCAAAGACCAAGAAGAAGTCGCCGCCAAGTAA